The Peromyscus maniculatus bairdii isolate BWxNUB_F1_BW_parent chromosome 6, HU_Pman_BW_mat_3.1, whole genome shotgun sequence genome has a segment encoding these proteins:
- the LOC102918148 gene encoding Fc receptor-like protein 2 isoform X1, which translates to MLLWSLLLVLAPVGVQSDWLSISMPQRVYEGDHLDIRCTGKKNGDIKRLKYFKDGSHIATYSSASSYTISNARFSDSGSYFCKADRKFFLFIDTTEETRSMWLNVQELFPAPGLTASPLQPIEGSSVTLSCNTWLPSDRSTTQLRYSFFKDGHTLQSEWTSLKFTISAIWKEDSGNYWCEAMTASHSVLKRSQRSYIDVERIPVSQVSMEIQSPGDWGIEGQSLVLVCSVAKGTGLIMYSWHREDTKESVGRKSQHSQRAELEIAPVRESHAGGYYCTADNSYGLVQSAVVTVTVKVPVLDPVLSINVPGVLPFIGDVVELQCEDKRASPPVLYWFYHENITLGNTSAPSGGKGAFKLTLTAGHSGNYACEADNGWGRKRSEVVPLNVTEPPPKVRLVNGPHHCEGRVEVEQEGRWGTVCDDGWDMKDVAVVCRELGCGAAKHTPIAMLYPPVVDEALPVLIQVALCNGTEKTLAECDQVEPFDCGHDEDAGAVCEGCCILTSHSLYTAVLPSTS; encoded by the exons ATGCTGCTGTGGTCACTGCTTCTGGTCCTTG CTCCTGTCGGAGTCCAATCCG ACTGGCTGAGCATCAGCATGCCACAACGTGTTTATGAAGGAGACCATCTAGATATAAGGTGCACGGGAAAGAAGAATGGTGACATAAAGAGACTAAAGTACTTCAAGGATGGATCTCATATAGCTACTTACAGCAGTGCTTCGAGCTACACCATTTCGAATGCAAGATTCAGTGACAGTGGCTCCTATTTCTGTAAGGCAGACAGGAAATTTTTCCTATTTATAGACACGACAGAAGAAACAAGATCTATGTGGCTTAATGTCCAAG AGCTGTTTCCGGCACCTGGGCTGACAGCAAGCCCCCTGCAGCCCATAGAGGGGAGTTCAGTGACCCTGTCCTGCAACACCTGGCTTCCTTCAGACAGGTCAACGACCCAGTTACGCTATTCCTTCTTCAAAGATGGACACACTTTGCAGTCGGAATGGACCTCACTGAAGTTTACGATCTCAGCAatatggaaagaagactcaggaaATTATTGGTGTGAGGCGATGACCGCATCTCACAGTGTCTTGAAGCGGAGTCAACGGTCCTATATAGATGTGGAGA GGATCCCTGTGTCTCAAGTCTCCATGGAGATCCAGTCTCCAGGGGACTGGGGAATTGAAGGGCAATCGCTGGTCCTTGTCTGTTCTGTGGCTAAAGGCACAGGGCTCATCATGTACTCCTGGCACAGAGAGGATACAAAGGAAAGTGTGGGGAGGAAAAGCCAGCATTCCCAGAGAGCAGAGCTGGAGATCGCTCCTGTCAGGGAGAGCCACGCAGGGGGTTACTACTGTACTGCTGACAACAGCTATGGCCTTGTCCAGAGTGCAGTGGTGACCGTCACAGTGAAAG TTCCGGTGTTGGACCCTGTCCTCTCCATCAATGTTCCTGGGGTGCTGCCCTTTATTGGGGACGTGGTGGAGCTTCAGTGTGAAGACAAGAGAGCATCTCCTCCCGTTCTGTACTGGTTTTATCACGAAAATATCACTCTGGGCAACACCTCAGCACCTTCTGGAGGAAAAGGAGCCTTTAAGCTCACTCTGACTGCAGGGCATTCTGGGAACTACGCCTGTGAGGCTGACAATGGCTGGGGGAGGAAGCGCAGTGAGGTGGTACCACTCAACGTCACAG AGCCTCCACCCAAAGTGCGTCTGGTGAATGGTCCCCACCACTGTGAAGGTCGTGTAGAGGTGGAACAGGAAGGTCGCTGGGGCACTGTATGCGATGACGGCTGGGATATGAAGGATGTGGCAGTGGTGTGCCGAGAGCTGGGCTGTGGAGCAGCCAAGCACACACCTATAGCCATGTTGTATCCACCAGTAGTTGATGAAGCTCTGCCTGTGCTCATTCAGGTGGCCCTGTGCAATGGGACAGAGAAGACCCTGGCTGAATGTGACCAGGTTGAGCCCTTTGACTGTGGACATGATGAAGATGCTGGGGCTGTGTGTGAAG GCTGCTGCATCCTGACCTCTCATTCCCTCTACACAGCAGTCTTGCCTAGCACTTCCTGA
- the LOC102918148 gene encoding Fc receptor-like protein 2 isoform X3 produces the protein MLLWSLLLVLAPVGVQSDWLSISMPQRVYEGDHLDIRCTGKKNGDIKRLKYFKDGSHIATYSSASSYTISNARFSDSGSYFCKADRKFFLFIDTTEETRSMWLNVQELFPAPGLTASPLQPIEGSSVTLSCNTWLPSDRSTTQLRYSFFKDGHTLQSEWTSLKFTISAIWKEDSGNYWCEAMTASHSVLKRSQRSYIDVERIPVSQVSMEIQSPGDWGIEGQSLVLVCSVAKGTGLIMYSWHREDTKESVGRKSQHSQRAELEIAPVRESHAGGYYCTADNSYGLVQSAVVTVTVKVPVLDPVLSINVPGVLPFIGDVVELQCEDKRASPPVLYWFYHENITLGNTSAPSGGKGAFKLTLTAGHSGNYACEADNGWGRKRSEVVPLNVTEPPPKVRLVNGPHHCEGRVEVEQEGRWGTVCDDGWDMKDVAVVCRELGCGAAKHTPIAMLYPPVVDEALPVLIQVALCNGTEKTLAECDQVEPFDCGHDEDAGAVCEVLPSTS, from the exons ATGCTGCTGTGGTCACTGCTTCTGGTCCTTG CTCCTGTCGGAGTCCAATCCG ACTGGCTGAGCATCAGCATGCCACAACGTGTTTATGAAGGAGACCATCTAGATATAAGGTGCACGGGAAAGAAGAATGGTGACATAAAGAGACTAAAGTACTTCAAGGATGGATCTCATATAGCTACTTACAGCAGTGCTTCGAGCTACACCATTTCGAATGCAAGATTCAGTGACAGTGGCTCCTATTTCTGTAAGGCAGACAGGAAATTTTTCCTATTTATAGACACGACAGAAGAAACAAGATCTATGTGGCTTAATGTCCAAG AGCTGTTTCCGGCACCTGGGCTGACAGCAAGCCCCCTGCAGCCCATAGAGGGGAGTTCAGTGACCCTGTCCTGCAACACCTGGCTTCCTTCAGACAGGTCAACGACCCAGTTACGCTATTCCTTCTTCAAAGATGGACACACTTTGCAGTCGGAATGGACCTCACTGAAGTTTACGATCTCAGCAatatggaaagaagactcaggaaATTATTGGTGTGAGGCGATGACCGCATCTCACAGTGTCTTGAAGCGGAGTCAACGGTCCTATATAGATGTGGAGA GGATCCCTGTGTCTCAAGTCTCCATGGAGATCCAGTCTCCAGGGGACTGGGGAATTGAAGGGCAATCGCTGGTCCTTGTCTGTTCTGTGGCTAAAGGCACAGGGCTCATCATGTACTCCTGGCACAGAGAGGATACAAAGGAAAGTGTGGGGAGGAAAAGCCAGCATTCCCAGAGAGCAGAGCTGGAGATCGCTCCTGTCAGGGAGAGCCACGCAGGGGGTTACTACTGTACTGCTGACAACAGCTATGGCCTTGTCCAGAGTGCAGTGGTGACCGTCACAGTGAAAG TTCCGGTGTTGGACCCTGTCCTCTCCATCAATGTTCCTGGGGTGCTGCCCTTTATTGGGGACGTGGTGGAGCTTCAGTGTGAAGACAAGAGAGCATCTCCTCCCGTTCTGTACTGGTTTTATCACGAAAATATCACTCTGGGCAACACCTCAGCACCTTCTGGAGGAAAAGGAGCCTTTAAGCTCACTCTGACTGCAGGGCATTCTGGGAACTACGCCTGTGAGGCTGACAATGGCTGGGGGAGGAAGCGCAGTGAGGTGGTACCACTCAACGTCACAG AGCCTCCACCCAAAGTGCGTCTGGTGAATGGTCCCCACCACTGTGAAGGTCGTGTAGAGGTGGAACAGGAAGGTCGCTGGGGCACTGTATGCGATGACGGCTGGGATATGAAGGATGTGGCAGTGGTGTGCCGAGAGCTGGGCTGTGGAGCAGCCAAGCACACACCTATAGCCATGTTGTATCCACCAGTAGTTGATGAAGCTCTGCCTGTGCTCATTCAGGTGGCCCTGTGCAATGGGACAGAGAAGACCCTGGCTGAATGTGACCAGGTTGAGCCCTTTGACTGTGGACATGATGAAGATGCTGGGGCTGTGTGTGAAG TCTTGCCTAGCACTTCCTGA
- the LOC102918148 gene encoding Fc receptor-like protein 2 isoform X2: MLLWSLLLVLAPVGVQSDWLSISMPQRVYEGDHLDIRCTGKKNGDIKRLKYFKDGSHIATYSSASSYTISNARFSDSGSYFCKADRKFFLFIDTTEETRSMWLNVQELFPAPGLTASPLQPIEGSSVTLSCNTWLPSDRSTTQLRYSFFKDGHTLQSEWTSLKFTISAIWKEDSGNYWCEAMTASHSVLKRSQRSYIDVERIPVSQVSMEIQSPGDWGIEGQSLVLVCSVAKGTGLIMYSWHREDTKESVGRKSQHSQRAELEIAPVRESHAGGYYCTADNSYGLVQSAVVTVTVKVPVLDPVLSINVPGVLPFIGDVVELQCEDKRASPPVLYWFYHENITLGNTSAPSGGKGAFKLTLTAGHSGNYACEADNGWGRKRSEVVPLNVTEPPPKVRLVNGPHHCEGRVEVEQEGRWGTVCDDGWDMKDVAVVCRELGCGAAKHTPIAMLYPPVVDEALPVLIQVALCNGTEKTLAECDQVEPFDCGHDEDAGAVCEAVLPSTS, from the exons ATGCTGCTGTGGTCACTGCTTCTGGTCCTTG CTCCTGTCGGAGTCCAATCCG ACTGGCTGAGCATCAGCATGCCACAACGTGTTTATGAAGGAGACCATCTAGATATAAGGTGCACGGGAAAGAAGAATGGTGACATAAAGAGACTAAAGTACTTCAAGGATGGATCTCATATAGCTACTTACAGCAGTGCTTCGAGCTACACCATTTCGAATGCAAGATTCAGTGACAGTGGCTCCTATTTCTGTAAGGCAGACAGGAAATTTTTCCTATTTATAGACACGACAGAAGAAACAAGATCTATGTGGCTTAATGTCCAAG AGCTGTTTCCGGCACCTGGGCTGACAGCAAGCCCCCTGCAGCCCATAGAGGGGAGTTCAGTGACCCTGTCCTGCAACACCTGGCTTCCTTCAGACAGGTCAACGACCCAGTTACGCTATTCCTTCTTCAAAGATGGACACACTTTGCAGTCGGAATGGACCTCACTGAAGTTTACGATCTCAGCAatatggaaagaagactcaggaaATTATTGGTGTGAGGCGATGACCGCATCTCACAGTGTCTTGAAGCGGAGTCAACGGTCCTATATAGATGTGGAGA GGATCCCTGTGTCTCAAGTCTCCATGGAGATCCAGTCTCCAGGGGACTGGGGAATTGAAGGGCAATCGCTGGTCCTTGTCTGTTCTGTGGCTAAAGGCACAGGGCTCATCATGTACTCCTGGCACAGAGAGGATACAAAGGAAAGTGTGGGGAGGAAAAGCCAGCATTCCCAGAGAGCAGAGCTGGAGATCGCTCCTGTCAGGGAGAGCCACGCAGGGGGTTACTACTGTACTGCTGACAACAGCTATGGCCTTGTCCAGAGTGCAGTGGTGACCGTCACAGTGAAAG TTCCGGTGTTGGACCCTGTCCTCTCCATCAATGTTCCTGGGGTGCTGCCCTTTATTGGGGACGTGGTGGAGCTTCAGTGTGAAGACAAGAGAGCATCTCCTCCCGTTCTGTACTGGTTTTATCACGAAAATATCACTCTGGGCAACACCTCAGCACCTTCTGGAGGAAAAGGAGCCTTTAAGCTCACTCTGACTGCAGGGCATTCTGGGAACTACGCCTGTGAGGCTGACAATGGCTGGGGGAGGAAGCGCAGTGAGGTGGTACCACTCAACGTCACAG AGCCTCCACCCAAAGTGCGTCTGGTGAATGGTCCCCACCACTGTGAAGGTCGTGTAGAGGTGGAACAGGAAGGTCGCTGGGGCACTGTATGCGATGACGGCTGGGATATGAAGGATGTGGCAGTGGTGTGCCGAGAGCTGGGCTGTGGAGCAGCCAAGCACACACCTATAGCCATGTTGTATCCACCAGTAGTTGATGAAGCTCTGCCTGTGCTCATTCAGGTGGCCCTGTGCAATGGGACAGAGAAGACCCTGGCTGAATGTGACCAGGTTGAGCCCTTTGACTGTGGACATGATGAAGATGCTGGGGCTGTGTGTGAAG CAGTCTTGCCTAGCACTTCCTGA
- the LOC102918148 gene encoding Fc receptor-like protein 2 isoform X4, which translates to MLLWSLLLVLAPVGVQSELFPAPGLTASPLQPIEGSSVTLSCNTWLPSDRSTTQLRYSFFKDGHTLQSEWTSLKFTISAIWKEDSGNYWCEAMTASHSVLKRSQRSYIDVERIPVSQVSMEIQSPGDWGIEGQSLVLVCSVAKGTGLIMYSWHREDTKESVGRKSQHSQRAELEIAPVRESHAGGYYCTADNSYGLVQSAVVTVTVKVPVLDPVLSINVPGVLPFIGDVVELQCEDKRASPPVLYWFYHENITLGNTSAPSGGKGAFKLTLTAGHSGNYACEADNGWGRKRSEVVPLNVTEPPPKVRLVNGPHHCEGRVEVEQEGRWGTVCDDGWDMKDVAVVCRELGCGAAKHTPIAMLYPPVVDEALPVLIQVALCNGTEKTLAECDQVEPFDCGHDEDAGAVCEGCCILTSHSLYTAVLPSTS; encoded by the exons ATGCTGCTGTGGTCACTGCTTCTGGTCCTTG CTCCTGTCGGAGTCCAATCCG AGCTGTTTCCGGCACCTGGGCTGACAGCAAGCCCCCTGCAGCCCATAGAGGGGAGTTCAGTGACCCTGTCCTGCAACACCTGGCTTCCTTCAGACAGGTCAACGACCCAGTTACGCTATTCCTTCTTCAAAGATGGACACACTTTGCAGTCGGAATGGACCTCACTGAAGTTTACGATCTCAGCAatatggaaagaagactcaggaaATTATTGGTGTGAGGCGATGACCGCATCTCACAGTGTCTTGAAGCGGAGTCAACGGTCCTATATAGATGTGGAGA GGATCCCTGTGTCTCAAGTCTCCATGGAGATCCAGTCTCCAGGGGACTGGGGAATTGAAGGGCAATCGCTGGTCCTTGTCTGTTCTGTGGCTAAAGGCACAGGGCTCATCATGTACTCCTGGCACAGAGAGGATACAAAGGAAAGTGTGGGGAGGAAAAGCCAGCATTCCCAGAGAGCAGAGCTGGAGATCGCTCCTGTCAGGGAGAGCCACGCAGGGGGTTACTACTGTACTGCTGACAACAGCTATGGCCTTGTCCAGAGTGCAGTGGTGACCGTCACAGTGAAAG TTCCGGTGTTGGACCCTGTCCTCTCCATCAATGTTCCTGGGGTGCTGCCCTTTATTGGGGACGTGGTGGAGCTTCAGTGTGAAGACAAGAGAGCATCTCCTCCCGTTCTGTACTGGTTTTATCACGAAAATATCACTCTGGGCAACACCTCAGCACCTTCTGGAGGAAAAGGAGCCTTTAAGCTCACTCTGACTGCAGGGCATTCTGGGAACTACGCCTGTGAGGCTGACAATGGCTGGGGGAGGAAGCGCAGTGAGGTGGTACCACTCAACGTCACAG AGCCTCCACCCAAAGTGCGTCTGGTGAATGGTCCCCACCACTGTGAAGGTCGTGTAGAGGTGGAACAGGAAGGTCGCTGGGGCACTGTATGCGATGACGGCTGGGATATGAAGGATGTGGCAGTGGTGTGCCGAGAGCTGGGCTGTGGAGCAGCCAAGCACACACCTATAGCCATGTTGTATCCACCAGTAGTTGATGAAGCTCTGCCTGTGCTCATTCAGGTGGCCCTGTGCAATGGGACAGAGAAGACCCTGGCTGAATGTGACCAGGTTGAGCCCTTTGACTGTGGACATGATGAAGATGCTGGGGCTGTGTGTGAAG GCTGCTGCATCCTGACCTCTCATTCCCTCTACACAGCAGTCTTGCCTAGCACTTCCTGA